A single Actinomycetota bacterium DNA region contains:
- a CDS encoding DUF5679 domain-containing protein has translation MASYQGYCVKCREKREFEGEVKELANGSRAAQGKCPNCGTKMTRMLPKSA, from the coding sequence ATGGCGTCGTATCAGGGCTACTGCGTGAAGTGCCGTGAGAAGCGCGAGTTCGAGGGCGAGGTGAAGGAGCTGGCGAACGGCTCCCGGGCCGCCCAGGGCAAGTGCCCCAACTGCGGGACGAAGATGACCCGCATGCTGCCGAAGAGCGCGTAG